Within Triticum urartu cultivar G1812 unplaced genomic scaffold, Tu2.1 TuUngrouped_contig_6681, whole genome shotgun sequence, the genomic segment TCATCCAGAACCACATCGCCGTCTTAAACGACACTGTGGGGTCTGTCGCCACCAGGTCCGGGTTGCTCAGCAGATCGACCCCGATGGCCCGGCCAGCAGGCCCGTAGTTGTAGTTGTGGGAGAGCTGGATGGGCCCGCGGCCGTAGTATCGCTTCCCTGGGGCGCACGGCCACTGGGCGCTCGGGGTGCAGTAGTCGGAGGCGGCTCCACGTTCCTGCTTGAAGCAGTAGCCCCAGGCGAAGGCCCCGTCCGGTGCGGTCGCCCACCCGCCGGTGGTCTCGTGGGAGGTCTGTGCCAGGAAGGCGGCCACCTCGCGCTTCTGGGCGTCGGCGCTGCCGGTGGTGCCGAAGCCCGGGAAGGCAGCTGCGGCGGCGACGAAGGCGTCGTAGGTGTAGAAGCCCTTGGCCTGGCAGGCGCCGTCGTTGCGGTGCAGTAGCATGCGGTCAAACTGTGCGCGGGAGACGACGGAGGACACGCTGCCGCGCGCGGCGCCGATGGCCATGGCCACCGTGGCTACCACCACGGCCACCACCGCAAGCGATCTCATCGTGCGTGGCAACGAAGCAGAGTacttgaccgctatctggtgcaGGTGTAGTGTTGTGGGAGAAGCGCTGGGGAGTGCACGTCTTTATATCGGTGTCGCGCGCTACTCGATCGCCATGATCGACCCTGTG encodes:
- the LOC125530954 gene encoding 26 kDa endochitinase 2, with amino-acid sequence MRSLAVVAVVVATVAMAIGAARGSVSSVVSRAQFDRMLLHRNDGACQAKGFYTYDAFVAAAAAFPGFGTTGSADAQKREVAAFLAQTSHETTGGWATAPDGAFAWGYCFKQERGAASDYCTPSAQWPCAPGKRYYGRGPIQLSHNYNYGPAGRAIGVDLLSNPDLVATDPTVSFKTAMWFWMTAQAPKPSSHAVITGQWSPSGADRAAGRVPGFGVITNIINGGIECGHGQDSRVADRIGFYKRYCDILGVGYGDNLDCYNQRPFA